tgacagatgtgagtttgttaattaatggtttatctaagatggcaacttaaacacacatctgggtggattgaggtacctgggtattccaggattgcctgtttttttgaccgccacccaggcccgaagggatcatgagatttttcatactagaaacttccgtgtgcagccacaagctattatgtgctctagcatagttgattaagtcgtgcgaactcttacagggtagactagcagatgtaggggaaagtaggtgtgacggtctatccatcgtaaggtgctagcgcttctgaaagactatgtctcggtcatccgtcttctcaaacaccatgaagtgcgagaaaccaaacggaggcgatcgagtcttgtggggaaaagtgcgcaaacctctgcagagtgtataaactaatcatggttagccgtgtccccggttatggagatcttgagtatctagtacttggattatcatgtgaatctcaacatgttactctaaattaattttgttgggttttgtttaatgatgatgcttaactgggattgaggatgctgtcaaccattctcaatgtttaacaactaccatgatagttaaataaaatttattcctttgcagtagggaaaaattggctttacgtaaaactgtaaccatagagctttccaccagccaaatatgcatatagtatagctgtatcattccattactctctatgtgttaccttgccagcatattccatgtgctgacccgtttcgggctgcaacgtcaatgttgcagacttttcagacgacgattaaggagtttttaggtcgtggttctatactcggtgatgtcgttggagttgatggactcacttatcttccgagctttccgctgttatcgttattagatgaccttaagccatatttattgtaataagttctctattgagacactcgatgtaataagtgtgtgattgatattctgttataaatccttcaagtactgtgtggtgtcagcattactgatccagggatgacacctgagcacagagatcagaccgtttgaggtctggtcgctacagagtagGCAAGAATCAAACCACTCTAGCTAGATTGAGAAACAAATAAAAGTAATAGTGGAAAAAGAAAACAAATGTTGGTATTGATGCTGGTAATGCGTAGGTACGTACTACGAGTCTACGAGTAGGAGCTAGGTATACGCGTCTAGTTGCAGGGCCCCATCCAAACCCTGGCAACAGACGGGACCTGATCCGTAAAACTTGTCCGTAAGTCTAGCATCGCTATCAGGCGAAAATGCTCAACGTACGGGCCGTTTTTACGGAGTCACTCCTACGGACTGACCTGTCCCTCCCTAATTTGCCCCCCACCCCCTGCATTTTCCGGTGGGGTCTGCTTCCCCCAAATCAGTTCATGCCATCTCACCCTGTAACTTCTAATCCGTAAAACTTGTCCGTAAGTCTAGCATCGCTGTCAGGCGAAAATGCTCAACGTACGGGCCGTTTTCATGGAATCACTCCTACGNNNNNNNNNNNNNNNNNNNNNNNNNNNNNNNNNNNNNNNNNNNNNNNNNNNNNNNNNNNNNNNNNNNNNNNNNNNNNNNNNNNNNNNNNNNNNNNNNNNNNNNNNNNNNNNNNNNNNNNNNNNNNNNNNNNNNNNNNNNNNNNNNNNNNNNNNNNNNNNNNNNNNNNNNNNNNNNNNNNNNNNNNNNNCAGTTCATGCCATCTCATCCTGTAACTTCTAATCCGTAAAACTTGTCCGTAAGTCTAGCATCGTTGTCAGGCGAAAATGCTCAATGTACGGGCCGTTTTCACGGAATCACTCCTACGGACTGACTTGCCCCTCCCTAATTTGCCCCCCACCCCCTGCATTTCCCGGTGGGGTCTGCTTCCCATAAATCAGTTCATGTCATCTCACCCTGTAACTTCTAATCCGTAAAACTTGTCCGTAAGTCTAGCATCGCTGCGGGATCAGGAGAGAGCCATGCCTGCGCACGCGCGCTGCCGGCCTAGTTGCCGCCGAGGCCGGTGGCATTCTTGACGGCCCCCGTGGCGGCGTCGACGGCGCTCTGCACGACCAGCTGCGCCTGCCCGTCCACCTCCTGCATAACTCCGCCGGCCTGGTTGGCTCCCGCACCGGCCGCGTCGTGAGCCGTCCCCGCGGCGTCGTGCCCACAATGGCCGGCCGTGTCCTGCAACGCAACCACGTTAATTACCTAAACCAGTAGCCATATGCGCACATAGAGAGATCGACGGACGAACGACACAGAGACGGCCATATGCGcaccgccggccggccggccggatgGATCGGTTGCGTGGGAGATCTGTGGATGGCTGATCTGTACGTGGCCCAGCGACGCGTCGGCCTGGTGGCTCACGTGCTCGGCCATGGATGAAGGCGGTGGATTCGGTCGAAGACGCTTCTCCGAAAGGTTGCCGATTTATAGGCGTGGCTCGTGGAGGACACGGCCGCCATCTTATAGGCGTGGCTCGTGGTAGCTTGCAACCTGCGGTTCGCGTGGTGTGCGTGCGTACTGTCGGAAACGGCGCAGTTGGACTTCTCGGGCCCGCACGTGAGACGCACATGGCACAGCGTCGGAGCCCCAGAGAGTCCCAGCTGGCATCAGTGCGCCCGCCTCCAGCGGAAACTGGTGGCCGACATGAGGTTGGCTGTGAATGCTTTCGATACAAACTAGGTGTTTGCGGGTGGCGCCTCTTGAGAGGAAGTTAGGCGGCGCCAAGTTGGCAAGCGCCCATTCCATTTGCTTTGTTGCTATCTTATAacacatggacattggatgtaagAAGTTGCGTCAACAAATTTTGAAATAACTAAATAAATGACACTTAAATACAAAGATAGCATCTGAAACACAAAACATCGGAAGGCATGATATAGAACCAGACAGGGATACAGTTCAACATACTCAAGAAGTAATGAATCACTATATGCTGCAATTTTCTGCAGTGATAAGAATTCAACATTCAATTGTGACATCTACCGCTATACGAAAACAATAAGAACAGAACGACAGAAAGTTTAAAGGGTATTCAAGCTGAATACTCAAATTGTAAAATCATCACAAAAAATGTGACGAAAATGCCACTCAGTTCCATGAAGATCTTTGGCTACCAGTTGTTGACATGCGGGATTCTGAGACATGTCCTGCAAAGCAACCATACAATTCAATAAGCCAGAAATTGTGCAGACATCAACTGGAGTAAAAAACATGTTCTCAATGCTAGTTGGCAGAGGAAGACACTTTTCAGCATGTCTCCTAAGAATGAAGAACCCACCATGGGCAATCATATCTGAAGTTGTCAGTGCCTTGCAAAAAAAGGAATGTATGATGCCTTTCTCGAGTTCTTGTGGCTCAGGACCCAAGCTTGTGAGCCCACCTTACTAATTAAGGGGCATATCAGATACTGTAAAACATCTGAATAACCTTGTCGTTCTACCTTCTCTAGACAAAGCAGATATATTTTAGAATTAAAAATAGGCACAGCTCACAGTTTCAACCCAAGGAATTCAATGTAAAAGAGCATAATAGATTCTGGAATAACTCAGGGAGAtctgaaactgagagcaaaccttcAGTTGGAGCAGCAGTACAGCTAAGGAGAACATAGTACTGATAAAGCTTATGAAATGTCAGATGGTCCAATTCGGGTGATATTGATAAACTACGACACTTTAATTTCATACAAGAAAAATGCAACTGACTGTAGGAACCGAATTGCAGGACCAAACTCTCACATGGTACCAAAAATGCAACTGACTGTAGGATTCAAGATAATTACAAGAGACAAATCGCAAGAGCAAAAATTTACACCAGAAAAAAAATTTGGTACCAACAGAGCCTACAATTATATAACGAAAACAGAAGCAAATCACACCCATACTCCTCCTTCTCTTCTTCTCGGTTTTATAGCATACCGTGCTGATCAAATAGAGGCCACGCCTTTGATTTCAGCATCTTATTAAATTGTTGCAAAGGATTAGCTATCTATAGCACATACAGATCCATTCTATTAATCAGCCCATAAAAGTACACCGTTACCATACAATAACAACTTCACTAACAGATTCAAAGCTAACGCAGAACAATTTGCAGCAGTATAGACCATGTGTTGCTGTGTGCATAGTACTTGTGCGAATAGACACGATTCCAGAAATAAAAGAGAACATAGTACTTGGGAACATGGCGTGAACGCGCTTACATGAACACCATTGTCTAAAACAGAACACACATACATCTTCTCCCAGCAAGGCGGAAAGGGCAAGAGAATAAAAGGGGGCAAGGGCGCATACCTTTTAGGTGGCGACGGTGTGATCGAAGGCATTGAAAGTAAGATGTGCAGGCTAACTATTGGTCATAGTCATCACATTGGGAAAATGCTAGCATGATCTACTTCAAGTCTTTCACCATCACTGTATAGTGTATAAAATAAGTAAACATGGCACTGAAAATATTCAAAAGAATACCATTTAAAGAGTTGACTATAGAGAAATGAAGCTCACTTTGAAAGAACAGTCATGGTTGATCATCGTAGAATAATGACAAAACAAGAATAAACGCATAATAGTAGCACTCATTTCTTGTGATAAATAAAAAAAACTACCCCAATTTTGGTGCATTACATCACTAAATTTCAGGATTTTAACCTCAAATTAATTATTGGAAGTAAGATAAAATGGAAAGAAATAAAGGAGAGCAGCAGATCAAAAGAACGGTTTGTAATGGAGGTGGTACTAtatcaacaagttaaatggagataGAGATTAAGGGGGTGTTCGGGAGCCCTCCGCTCCTCAACTCCGCTACGGGAGCCGGCTGAGCCGCACCGAACGAGTCAACTCCGTAGATTTCATAATCCGGAGCGGAGCGGCCCGTAGTACAAATCGCTGGAGTCGGGAAAGTGACGCTCCGCGCGCTCCGTCTCGATGGCTCGTACAAATTTTTACACGCCACTTACCGGTTCGAGAAAAAAAATAGGAAACAGAACCCCACAAATCTCTCGTACTCCCCGCTTGCCCCGATTCCTTTTCTCCATGCGCACACGTAGAAGAGCTGGAGTTGGGTGCCGAACGTTTTGCAAAATTCTAAAATATGCAAGTAGAGTTGGGAGTTGAGAAGTAAGGAGTGGAGTTGAGAAATTAGAGGAGTGGAGTGTTGCCGAACAGGCTCTAAGTTAAATGGAATTAAAGAGCTAGCAGAGGATGTGTCCATATGAGCAAAGattgaaaaaaagagagaaagctgCAAACAGAGAGAATTTATCACGCTCAGTTGACAGAACAGAAGCACAACGACAACAAACATACATGCTCTATGTTGTCAAGATAATCGTGTCACCTATATCATCTCTTTGAGAAATGTGTAAGCAGGGATAAGATCTTGTAGTAACTATTATTTTCGATGCGTCGGTAGATTACAGGGCTAATATAACCATCGGACATACCAAGAATAGAGCAGGAAATTCATAGAAGCAAGTTAGGTAGACATTTAAATCGTTTGAGAGAAGCGGTGTCCTTTCTTTGGACCACTTACTGCTATGCTTTGCTATCAAATCTTGCAGTCAAATACACCCTCTGTTTCTAGAAACAAGATGTTTTGGCAGTTAAAATTGAACtactaaaacatcttatatttaggaacgggggtagTAATAACAAAACAGGGGTACTGCTGCTAGGTATCAAGCGTGTACTAAACAGAAGTCTTTACAAACAGGGGTGTAAGCAGAATTATTAAGCTGAGCCAGTTATTTTTTGTAGTTCCATAAATTCTGAAAAACAGCGAATGTCTCCCTCTGAAGTTCAGTATTTGGCTATCGCAAGACAACAAATTTATGGCCAAACCATTGCAAAGGCAGCACTCTCCAAGAAAACGGGGAAAAAAGATCAACAAAGAGGCCATTTCGTGTGAAGAAAAAGTGCAGCACAGCTCAACAATCAGTAAAGCAATTCTTTGCTGGCCTGCTCAAATAGCAGTGTACTAAACGCCGCAAAACTGAATCTAGCTGAACTCCAGAAGTAAAAACCAAGAGAATTTACAGCCTCAGCCATATACTAATCACTTGTTCAGACTGTACACACACTTGCAAAAATGTACACCATATCAATCTGTATGAGACTCATCAAGAACCCCACAGCAAGAACAAGTACagaaactaaaaagaaccagatctggCAGAACAAAAGGGGGGGAAGACAGATGGCACTATGCTTTATCAAGAACTGAAGATATCCTTGTACAACCTCAATTAGCACCTACTGTTAATGACTCCCTCAATTTTACTTGAGTGACCAAAACTACAATCTGCACTTTTAATAACATGTAATAATATCAATCGAAAGTGCACTTTGTTGTATAGAACAAACAAGGGAAAAGAAGCATCCGTCTATAATAAAATTATAGAAACCATAATGATAACATGATTGAACCTCCTCTGATTTGTACCTACTCTGATGGGATAATGATAGCATGAGGCACAAATCGAAATCTGAAAGAAGCAAAACAAGAACCGACCAAACAACCTTGCTTATCATTCACAGCAGACTTGGTTTCAACATAACTTGTGCTGCAGGCATGTCATCTATCTAGCACAGCAGGCTTGGCACACATAAGAAGAAACACCTGATGAGCGTATTCACAGAGGCAGAAACCAAAAGCTCAAAGAAGCAAAACAAGAATCGACCAAACAACCTTGCTTGGAAAATCACacaacagaaaaaagaaaagaaaattgaaGCAGACATAACAAGAAACGCTTCATGAGCATCAACAAAGTAACAGAGGCAGAAATCGAAATCTCAAAGTTTGTAGATTACTTTCAGTTAACTCCGTCTCGCTGTCAAGTGCTCCTAAATTTTTGAGTTCATGCTTCCCCAAAGTTACTTCACTGACATATGTGTTTCGTACCCATCGATCGACCCTAAATTTTGGTATCTGCTTATGCCTTGTTTCATAACAAGGCAATGGGAACCATGTGTGCCGAAAACAAGTCAGTCTTGACCTATATAGTCAAGATATAGTTAGGGAAAATAAAATGGTTCTATTTTAGCAATGTCAAATAATTGTTGAGTTGGAAGACAAAAGGATGTTTTTTTACCTTTTCTTAGCTATAAGAGATCATATCAAAGATGTGGCATCTCACAAATATCACAAATAGCACAACGAAAATAACTGCGAATAAGCAGACGCAATCCAAGCACAAGCAACCGAAACAAGTTAAAAAGAGTGGGAAGCGCACCTTAGCCGCAGAGTCGATATGCCCAGCAGATTAGATAACGAGTCAAACTTGATTATGAACCGATGATGCCAATCCCTGAGGAAGCATACCATAATGTAAGTCAACCACACTGCTTAGTTCTGTGAGGAAGTAAATCATGATAAGCACACTCTATATTCAGCAACAATGAGTTTTTACTCTTCTATGCTACTCTGATTACTCAAAACTGAATTAACCTCTGCTGCTCTGTTTGAATTTTCTGAACATTTGTTTCTCTTCTTTTGATTCAGTTCATAGTACTGTTAGTGCTGCTCATAATTTTGGTAGAAATCCTTTATTTTTAGTTTAACTATACCTTCTGTTTACTTCCTTCTACTGCGTGAATCCAGTTCCTAATTGTTTGGTCGATCTGTTCATTCAGTTATAGTTTTAAAAAAAGTGCCCTGTTATACCTACAATGATTTCTATCATTTTCTGTTATGTCATACCCACACAGAACTTTGGCTTCAGCCATGTCATCTATCTACCTCATTATCTGTTGCAGCACATGTAAAACTGGCATCATTATTTCTACAAGAtctgaaagaagcaaaagaaaaaccGACCGACCAACCTTGCTCCAAAAATCATAcaagaggaaaaagaaaagaaaattgaaGCAGGAACAAACACCTAATGAGCCTGAACGAACTGACAGAGGCACAAATTAAAAGCTCAAAGAAGCAAAACAAGAACCGACCAAACTTAGCAATGTGGTTGAGAATCTCAGTGCATGGTCACCAAACCCTGTCACTGACCAACAAGTCAAGTCAGATGCTCGATTATCCTGGGCGTCAACACTGTCAAAACTGTTAAGATCTTACTTCAGCTGATGTATGTGGGTTCTGGGATTCTGAAATCTCATAcaagagaagaaagaaaggaaaatcGAAGAGACATAAGAACAAACACCTCACGAGCGTGAACGAACTGACAGACGCACAAATTAaaaatcaacacacacacacacacacacacacacacacacacacacacacacacacacacacacacacacacatccatgAGCACTCATAAGCAGACCAGAAACGGTACCTTGACGACGACGAGGACCGGACAACAGAGAGACGAACAAGACGAGCGATGGATGAACAGGTCAGCGAAGAAGAAGAACCACCTGTGAACACACAACATCGACGACCGCTAAGCGCATCAGTAATAGGTAAGAGAAGAGAAGAACATCAAGAGAACTCATCCAAGGGAGAACAGCCCACCTTCATGGCGATGTGGAGGCGAAGTTCAGCGGCAGGCTCCGCGCGCAGCCTCCCGGAGGATGAGCATCGAGAGGCAGACCGACGGCCGGTGTTCCCCGCCGCTGCCGTATAGCAGATCGAGTAGCACTTGTCGGACACCTCCATGGATCCTGATTCGTGATTGAGAGGCAAAAGGAAGGAGATTAGGGAAGAGGGAGGATTTGCGGATGCTCGTAGAGGCCGTGAGAGAAGGGGAGGAGGTGTCGGCGCAGCATCGGGAGCGTGAGGTGGGGTCGCTTGAGGAGGCGTGTGGGAGAGGGAACCATAGAGAGAGCAGGTCGCGTACGTGGGGAAGAAAGGGGCAGACCCCAATCGCCATGGGGAGGTGTTAACTCAGCGGCACAAACCTCGATCcctttcttcctttcttttctcTCGGCACGGTAAAATCGACGTGGCTATCGCCAGTGGTCGCGCTTGATGCGTAGCTGTATGGTTTTAATAAGTCCTGCTTGatacctccggtcctttttagtccgtATATTAGTTTTAACTGAAgtcaaagtttgttaagtttgaccaaatttatattagaaaatattaacatatataacatctaataaatataatataaaaatatatttcaagatggatctaataataaatgtgttgttatgtgaatgttaataattttgtgtataaacttggttaaagttgataagattgacttcagacaaacctaatatgcagagtaaaaaggaccggaggaaaTACAAGCTGTAAGCTCTGTCATAGTCTAGGTGGTTAGGATACTCGGCTCTCACCCGAGAGACCCGGGTTCAAGTCCCGGCGACGCAATCCTTTTTATAACAACAAGCACAGGTGTACCCAACACTGCTTTCTGCCGTGGATGATCATCACCCGTCCTGCTCGCTCCGCGGCCAAAGCAAGCCAAAACGCCGTACTTTTTTTTTCTCCCTTTGGCCCAGCGAGCCAAAGCGGAACCAGCGCGGGCACGTTGCTTATAAAGGCTAAGATCTTGTAGCTTTACCCAAAAGGAAAGGAAAATAGATAAATGAAACAACAAAGTGTATCTCTTAAGCCGGAGAGCAACTAGAAAATAGTCGAGAGATCAAATTAAACTACTCCTGCTGGCCACCTACCGGCGAGCAGCAGCTGATAGAAAACTCAAACTCATCCCTCTGCTGCTGTCTAGCCCAAGCAAGCTTCCCGTACTGTCCATTGGCGTGGTCGTCCCTTCAGTCTTGGTGCCCAGACGGAGACGAGATCCAGGACATGGACGGCCAAGATTCGCCCATCGACTTTCGGGGTGGTTTCACACCACGCCAGAGATCACACAGAGGTCGGTCACTCACATGCGTGAACACTGGCGAGCGGTAACGTACAGCAGCAGCTGGATCTCATCTCAATATCTCATCCGGGAGGAGGAGAAGTCTCCAAAGTCGAAAAGCACCTCCACTTCCACTGCGCGCAGCTCACTATACCCAGTCCCCACCCCCCGTCTTTCCGCTCGCTGGGGCGCGCACATGCCACCCAACAGCATTGTTGAGCATTATTGTGCCGTGCCCTCGCAAAGCGGCGCAAGCCAACAAAGGGCGAGCGAGG
The Triticum dicoccoides isolate Atlit2015 ecotype Zavitan chromosome 3A, WEW_v2.0, whole genome shotgun sequence genome window above contains:
- the LOC119273755 gene encoding uncharacterized protein LOC119273755 codes for the protein MAEHVSHQADASLGHVQISHPQISHDTAGHCGHDAAGTAHDAAGAGANQAGGVMQEVDGQAQLVVQSAVDAATGAVKNATGLGGN